A genomic segment from Triticum dicoccoides isolate Atlit2015 ecotype Zavitan chromosome 1A, WEW_v2.0, whole genome shotgun sequence encodes:
- the LOC119275678 gene encoding peptide methionine sulfoxide reductase A4, chloroplastic-like — protein MPPLLTSPASLSSSPLRLASRLGGAALRPTSHHHRRFLAPAPQTAPRGTTTGGGFAAMSWLGKLGLGGGGSPRASEASAALAQGPDEDKPAPGCEFAQFGAGCFWGVELVFQRVPGVTRTEVGYSQGAFHDPTYEDVCTGATGHNEVVRVQYDPAACKYDDLLDTFWARHDPTTPNRQGGDVGTQYRSGIYYYTSEQEKAALESMEKQQKVQNRKIVTEILPAKRFYRAEEYHQQYLAKGGRFGFKQSTEKGCNDPIRCYG, from the exons ATGCCTCCCCTCCTCACCTCacccgcctccctctcctcctccccgctcCGCCTCGCCTCCCGCCTCGGCGGCGCCGCCCTCCGTCCGACCTCCCACCACCACCGTCGGTTCCTCGCCCCCGCTCCCCAAACCGCGCCGCGGGGCACCACCACCGGCGGCGGGTTCGCGGCGATGAGCTGGCTCGGGAAGCTGGGGCTGGGGGGCGGGGGAAGCCCGCGCGCGTCGGAGGCGTCGGCGGCGCTGGCGCAGGGGCCCGACGAGGACAAGCCGGCGCCCGGGTGCGAGTTCGCGCAGTTCGGGGCCGGCTGCTTCTGGGGCGTGGAGCTGGTGTTCCAGCGCGTGCCCGGGGTCACCCGCACCGAGGTCGGCTACAGCCAGGGCGCCTTTCATGACCCCACCTACGAGGACGTCTGCACCGGCGCCACCGGCCACAACGAGGTCGTCCGCGTCCAGTACGACCCCGCCGCCTGCAAGTACGACGACCTCCTCGACACCTTCTGGGCGCGCCACGACCCGACCACGCCCAATCGCCAG GGGGGCGATGTCGGAACCCAGTACAGGTCAGGGATCTACTACTACACATCGGAGCAGGAGAAGGCGGCGCTCGAGTCTATGGAGAAGCAGCAGAAGGTTCAGAACCGGAAGATAGTCACTGAGATCCTCCCCGCGAAGAGGTTCTACAGGGCGGAGGAGTACCACCAGCAGTACCTTGCGAAGGGCGGTCGCTTTGGCTTCAAACAGTCCACGGAGAAGGGCTGCAACGACCCCATCCGCTGCTACGGATGA